One Methylomonas sp. LL1 DNA window includes the following coding sequences:
- a CDS encoding polysaccharide deacetylase family protein — translation MPADWLTPVRAALDAKERPIDIFFRDDDAGWDDGRLFELLDCFQACEVPIDLAVIPQATTEKLVKALLARWQTKPTMLGLHQHGYSHDNHEAQGRKCEFGESRSEERQYRDLQIGKLHLEQLLGPALGRIFTPPWNRCSQATADSLVKLGFQALSRNRGAAPLHTGTLREIPVAIDWCGIRVKSAQPWLALGQAIADVLHPEHPEPLGIMLHHAVMDADDLEHLQALLQLFREHPNAHCRLMREFLDVRQAADAPGCSFQLESQAVPTAMRPCLNLPHH, via the coding sequence ATGCCTGCTGATTGGCTGACTCCGGTCCGTGCGGCATTAGATGCCAAAGAGCGGCCGATCGACATATTTTTTCGCGACGACGACGCCGGCTGGGATGATGGCCGTCTGTTCGAGCTACTGGATTGCTTTCAAGCCTGCGAGGTGCCGATCGATCTGGCCGTGATTCCTCAGGCTACCACCGAAAAGCTTGTCAAAGCGCTGCTGGCGCGCTGGCAAACAAAACCGACGATGCTGGGTTTGCACCAACACGGCTATAGCCATGATAACCATGAAGCTCAAGGCCGCAAATGCGAATTCGGTGAGAGCCGTAGCGAAGAGCGGCAATACCGCGACTTGCAAATTGGCAAGCTACATCTGGAGCAATTGCTAGGGCCGGCGCTGGGCCGGATTTTCACGCCGCCCTGGAACCGTTGTAGCCAGGCCACGGCCGACAGCTTGGTTAAACTGGGTTTTCAAGCGCTGTCGCGCAACCGGGGAGCGGCCCCGCTCCATACCGGAACATTGCGGGAAATTCCGGTGGCTATCGACTGGTGCGGGATCAGAGTCAAATCCGCTCAACCCTGGCTTGCGCTTGGCCAAGCCATAGCGGATGTGTTGCATCCGGAGCATCCGGAACCACTGGGCATTATGCTGCACCACGCAGTGATGGACGCAGACGACCTTGAGCATCTGCAAGCCTTATTGCAACTATTCCGCGAACATCCCAATGCACATTGCCGCTTGATGCGCGAATTTTTAGACGTCAGACAGGCTGCTGATGCACCGGGGTGTTCGTTTCAGCTTGAGTCCCAGGCTGTTCCGACAGCTATGCGGCCATGCCTCAATTTACCACACCACTGA
- a CDS encoding glycosyltransferase family protein, whose amino-acid sequence MNPYKPRILLYCQHSLGMGHWVRAMTLANALSREFRVIFLNGGRAPDHQSAITDLDMLNLPPLGMGEDHQLYSQDERYSVKEALAMRRQLILDSYALFRPEVVLIELFPFGRKKLAGELLPLLKTARRDTQGRPLVLCSLRDIMVNARKDQSRHDERARWITDRYFDGLLVHADPRFARLEDSFQPRHPLKTPLLYTGFVGPRRTTAAIKPPWRGVLVSAGGGMVGALLFQAAVQAHAINWAVENIPMTIVAGPFLPETDWQDLVAQAKDMEGLTLLRSVPAIQPLLAAHNLSVSQCGYNTVMDILESRTPALVVPFVRGQEDEQSQRAQKLAQLGLVKVLNSAELTGQRLAEQILQLRDFSPNPAGLDLAGADHTVRLIQELLTSSRRDANAESLSTEYAHAC is encoded by the coding sequence ATGAACCCATACAAACCAAGAATCCTCTTATATTGCCAGCACTCGCTGGGCATGGGGCACTGGGTCAGAGCGATGACCTTGGCCAATGCCTTGAGCCGGGAATTTCGGGTGATTTTTCTAAACGGCGGCCGCGCCCCCGATCATCAGTCTGCCATTACCGATCTGGATATGCTGAATCTGCCGCCGCTGGGTATGGGCGAAGATCATCAGCTGTATAGCCAGGATGAGCGTTACAGCGTCAAGGAAGCATTGGCGATGCGCCGGCAACTGATACTCGATAGCTATGCGTTGTTCAGGCCGGAAGTGGTGTTGATCGAACTGTTTCCGTTCGGCCGCAAGAAATTGGCTGGCGAGTTGCTGCCGTTATTAAAAACCGCGCGCCGCGATACACAAGGCCGGCCGTTGGTGCTATGCAGCCTGCGCGACATTATGGTCAACGCCCGCAAGGATCAAAGCCGGCATGACGAACGCGCCCGTTGGATAACGGATCGCTATTTCGACGGATTGTTGGTACACGCCGATCCCAGGTTTGCCAGATTGGAAGATAGTTTTCAGCCGCGTCATCCGTTGAAAACGCCCTTGCTTTACACGGGTTTTGTCGGTCCGCGTCGCACAACGGCAGCGATAAAACCGCCCTGGCGCGGTGTGTTGGTATCGGCTGGCGGCGGCATGGTCGGCGCGCTGTTGTTTCAAGCGGCAGTTCAGGCCCATGCCATCAATTGGGCCGTTGAAAATATACCGATGACCATCGTCGCCGGGCCGTTTTTACCGGAAACAGATTGGCAGGATTTAGTTGCGCAAGCCAAAGATATGGAAGGTCTCACGCTGCTGCGTTCGGTGCCGGCGATACAGCCTCTGTTGGCGGCGCACAACCTGTCGGTCAGCCAATGCGGCTACAACACGGTGATGGATATCCTTGAATCTCGTACCCCGGCCCTGGTCGTGCCGTTCGTGCGTGGCCAAGAAGACGAGCAAAGCCAGCGGGCGCAAAAATTAGCGCAATTGGGTTTGGTGAAAGTATTGAATTCGGCGGAACTGACGGGCCAGCGTTTGGCCGAGCAGATTTTGCAATTAAGGGATTTTTCGCCCAATCCGGCCGGCCTGGATTTGGCCGGCGCGGACCATACCGTGCGTCTGATTCAGGAATTACTGACAAGCAGCAGACGGGACGCGAACGCAGAATCGCTATCAACGGAGTATGCCCATGCCTGCTGA